The following are encoded together in the Oncorhynchus masou masou isolate Uvic2021 chromosome 5, UVic_Omas_1.1, whole genome shotgun sequence genome:
- the LOC135539555 gene encoding deoxynucleotidyltransferase terminal-interacting protein 1-like, whose translation MGAHRSEGRRDWLQQDAVEQPPIQTMNPWNIMIKHRQVHRRGRRSQMTVSYTDPVISMDLLRTVLQPSFNEDIMGVFRKYMKFFEKAASNVKENVGDDVQTDQLIREACRNCLENAKQIFSDGEKAAVARPGPELPFKRVKLEDESSQRASPVPKKRKGRPTAPVGSYDKPVTYSNVPKPKTLESVKREGPKWDPSRLNEGSTFVLGSRANKALGMGGTRGRIYIKHAELFKYAADAQDKHWLAERQHMRATGGKMAYLLIEEDVQDLSLSDDYKDCPDLKMTPIELKPFTVPGWMIEKMQKAMEVQSSGKE comes from the exons ATGGGTGCTCATCGAAGTGAGGGACGGAGGGATTGGCTTCAACAAGATGCTGTTGAACAGCCGCCCATACAAACTATG AATCCATGGAACATCATGATAAAACACAGACAGGTCCATCGCAGGGGCAGACGCTCACAGATGACCGTGAG CTACACAGATCCTGTTATATCCATGGACCTCCTCCGAACGGTTCTGCAGCCCAGCTTCAACGAGGACATTATGGGAGTCTTCAGAAAATACATGAAG TTCTTTGAGAAAGCAGCCAGCAATGTCAAGGAGAACGTTGGAGACGACGTGCAGACCGACCAGCTGATCCGAGAAGCCTGCAGAAACTGCCtagaaaat GCCAAACAGATCTTCTCAGATGGGGAGAAAGCGGCAGTGGCAAGACCAGGGCCTGAGCTTCCATTCAAG CGGGTGAAACTGGAGGATGAGTCCAGCCAGAGGGCCAGCCCTGTTCCAAAAAAG CGGAAAGGACGCCCAACCGCTCCTGTCGGTTCTTACGACAAACCTGTTACATATAGCAATGT GCCCAAGCCCAAGACATTGGAGTCCGTAAAGCGTGAGGGACCAAAg TGGGACCCTTCCAGACTGAATGAAGGAAGCACATTTGTTCTTGGGTCCAGGGCAAACAA GGCTTTAGGAATGGGTGGCACCAGAGGAAGGATTTACATCAAACATGCTGAACTCTTCAag TATGCTGCTGATGCTCAGGACAAACACTGGTTGGCAGAGAGACAGCATATGAGAGCCACAGGTGGAAAGATG GCCTATCTCCTTATTGAAGAGGACGTCCAGGACCTTTCTCTGAGTGACGATTACAA AGATTGCCCCGACCTAAAAATGACCCCAATTGAATTAAAGCCTTTTACTGTTCCTGGGTGGATGATTGAGAAGATGCAGAAAGCCATGGAGGTCCAGAGTTCGGGGAAGGAATAA
- the LOC135539556 gene encoding ubiquitin-conjugating enzyme E2 C-like has translation MASQNMDPAAASSTAALKGTETGGSAAKGSVTKRLQQELMTLMMSGDKGISAFPESDNLFKWIGTIDGAQGTVYEGLRYKLSLEFPSGYPYKAPRVKFITPCFHPNVDDQGFICLDILKDKWSALYDVRSILLSIQSLLGEPNIESPLNTAAAELWDNQEAFKAHLNTTYKN, from the exons ATGGCCTCTCAAAATATGGACCCTGCAGCCGCCTCGTCCACAGCAGCTCTGAAAGGCACTGAGACCGGTGGGAGTGCAGCAAAGGGCTCAGTCACGAAGAG ACTTCAACAAGAACTGATGACACTAATG ATGTCTGGAGATAAAGGGATCTCTGCTTTCCCGGAGTCTGACAACCTTTTTAAGTGGATAGGAACGATAGACGGCGCTCAGGGAACA GTTTACGAAGGCCTGAGGTACAAGCTGTCGTTGGAGTTCCCCAGTGGCTACCCGTACAAAGCCCCCCGAGTGAAGTTCATCACGCCATGTTTTCACCCCAATGTCGATGATCAGGGCTTCATCTGTTTGGATATCTTGAAAGACAAATGGTCAGCCCTGTATGACGTACGGTCCATTCTTCTGTCCATCCAGAGTTTATTAGGAG AACCCAACATTGAGAGTCCATTGAACACTGCTGCTGCTGAGCTTTGGGATAACCAGGAAG ccTTCAAAGCCCATTTGAACACAACCTACAAGAACTGA